The Pseudomonas azotoformans genome has a segment encoding these proteins:
- the gapS4a gene encoding GapS4a family protein — MGEWSKKLGERGENITEALLNLIGWKAALKGHEFDCVKPVPHSTTGNSRKTHGADFVFSCLSPLEDGVLKHLVISSKFTSGPYPTSPGTIFKEHFADLATTVECFNRSPLKRSVNLGYPGASGQSLAGILCWFSAASDAEADVVSQVAGSRNLDSANYGTIYVIDNHRASFLFDTITYARNRFGAENVRFLYPSTGKNVSPIQRVTNGTILPPEYLNSGLIPFFIQEHERKSLLICCQDLFSIEAVKRMIGFSMDIAMEFPHKVALAFPDYNYVAHEEIADIAKLSIANKEFASIVEFESYQADFRG; from the coding sequence ATGGGCGAATGGTCAAAGAAGCTGGGCGAGCGCGGTGAAAACATCACGGAGGCGCTGCTCAACCTGATAGGTTGGAAGGCAGCACTCAAGGGGCACGAGTTCGACTGTGTAAAACCTGTCCCCCATAGCACGACCGGCAATTCCAGAAAAACTCATGGTGCCGATTTTGTCTTCAGCTGCCTATCCCCACTGGAAGATGGCGTCCTCAAGCACCTCGTCATTTCTTCGAAATTTACATCGGGCCCTTACCCGACTTCACCTGGCACAATATTCAAAGAGCATTTCGCCGACCTTGCAACGACAGTCGAATGCTTCAATCGCTCGCCGCTGAAAAGGTCGGTCAACCTAGGCTATCCCGGCGCGAGTGGTCAGTCGCTTGCAGGCATCCTTTGCTGGTTCAGCGCCGCATCGGACGCAGAGGCGGATGTGGTCAGCCAAGTGGCGGGTTCGCGGAATCTGGATAGCGCCAACTACGGCACGATCTACGTCATTGATAATCATCGAGCCAGTTTTCTATTCGATACCATCACGTACGCAAGAAATCGCTTCGGTGCAGAGAATGTTCGCTTCCTCTACCCCTCGACTGGGAAAAACGTAAGCCCCATTCAGAGAGTCACAAACGGGACAATACTGCCTCCCGAATACCTCAACAGTGGCTTGATCCCCTTCTTCATCCAGGAGCACGAAAGGAAATCTTTGCTTATCTGCTGCCAGGATCTTTTCAGCATCGAAGCGGTGAAACGCATGATCGGCTTTTCGATGGATATCGCCATGGAATTTCCCCACAAGGTGGCCCTCGCGTTCCCTGACTACAACTACGTAGCTCATGAGGAAATCGCAGACATTGCAAAGCTGTCGATCGCGAACAAGGAGTTCGCTTCAATCGTCGAATTCGAATCCTATCAAGCAGATTTCAGGGGATGA
- a CDS encoding glucose 1-dehydrogenase has translation MSRLNGKIAVITGGNSGIGLATAIRFAAEGAQVVIVGRRQEELDKALQLIGPEAIAIQGDISKLDDLNRVFTQVKAAKGRVDVLFANAGLGDFQPIGSITEESFDRTFGINVKGTLFTVQKALPLMSAGSSVILTGSTTGTMGTPAFSVYSATKAALRNFARSWALDLKGTGIRVNVLSPGPISTPGLDLALSGTGQKDAIIDDMTAQVPLSRIGKPEEVAAAALFLASDESSFMTGSEMFVDGGFAQV, from the coding sequence ATGAGCAGGCTCAACGGAAAAATCGCAGTCATAACCGGTGGCAACAGCGGCATCGGCCTGGCAACCGCCATTCGCTTCGCGGCGGAAGGCGCTCAAGTCGTCATTGTAGGCCGTCGACAAGAGGAACTGGACAAGGCGCTGCAACTGATCGGCCCTGAAGCCATCGCCATACAAGGCGACATTTCAAAACTGGACGACCTCAATCGGGTGTTCACCCAAGTCAAAGCCGCCAAAGGCCGGGTCGACGTGCTGTTTGCCAATGCAGGCCTGGGGGATTTCCAGCCGATCGGCTCGATCACGGAGGAATCGTTTGACCGTACCTTCGGCATCAACGTCAAAGGCACGTTGTTCACCGTACAAAAAGCCTTGCCACTGATGAGCGCCGGCAGCTCGGTGATCCTCACAGGTTCGACCACAGGCACCATGGGCACACCAGCATTCAGCGTGTACAGCGCCACAAAAGCGGCGCTGCGTAATTTCGCCAGGAGCTGGGCACTGGACCTGAAAGGCACCGGCATTCGTGTGAATGTACTTTCACCAGGGCCGATCTCGACACCGGGTCTGGACTTGGCGCTTTCAGGTACAGGCCAGAAAGACGCAATCATCGACGACATGACCGCGCAGGTTCCGTTGAGCCGCATTGGCAAGCCGGAAGAAGTTGCAGCGGCAGCGTTGTTCCTGGCATCGGATGAGAGCAGCTTCATGACTGGCAGTGAAATGTTTGTCGATGGAGGCTTTGCTCAGGTTTGA
- a CDS encoding winged helix-turn-helix transcriptional regulator, translated as MANNSFNCGLEAALAVIGGKWKPLVLFNLAQNVHRYGELRRAIGGVTDKVLIQQLKELERDEIISRVDFQEIPPKVEYSLTPFGRSLATALGGLCQWGTEHMQTVERIAERRTATLSQS; from the coding sequence ATGGCCAACAACTCATTCAATTGCGGGCTCGAGGCCGCCCTGGCGGTGATTGGCGGTAAATGGAAGCCGTTGGTGCTGTTCAACCTGGCGCAAAATGTTCATCGATATGGGGAATTAAGACGCGCGATTGGCGGCGTAACCGATAAGGTGCTGATCCAGCAACTCAAGGAACTGGAGCGCGACGAGATCATCTCCCGCGTGGATTTCCAGGAGATACCGCCCAAGGTCGAGTACTCGCTGACACCGTTCGGGCGGTCCTTGGCGACGGCGTTGGGCGGGCTGTGCCAATGGGGTACGGAGCATATGCAAACCGTTGAGCGTATCGCTGAGCGGCGTACTGCCACCCTCTCCCAGTCTTGA